The following proteins come from a genomic window of Sinorhizobium fredii NGR234:
- a CDS encoding pseudoazurin, translating to MLRRMGIVAAMVLMAGAAIAAEHEVKMLNKGESGTMIFEPAFVKAAAGDTIRFVPVDKGHNVESIKGMLPDGVDKFKSKVNEEYVMTPTVPGLYGVKCSPHFAMGMVALIQVGEVPPNVEAVKAVKLPKKADERIKEALAASFR from the coding sequence ATGCTGAGAAGAATGGGAATCGTTGCCGCGATGGTGCTCATGGCAGGAGCGGCAATCGCCGCAGAGCACGAAGTGAAGATGCTGAACAAGGGAGAGAGCGGGACCATGATCTTCGAGCCTGCCTTCGTGAAGGCCGCCGCCGGCGACACGATCCGCTTCGTGCCCGTCGACAAGGGCCACAATGTCGAGTCGATCAAGGGGATGCTGCCCGACGGCGTCGACAAGTTCAAAAGCAAGGTCAATGAAGAATATGTGATGACGCCGACCGTGCCCGGCCTCTACGGCGTGAAGTGCTCGCCGCATTTCGCCATGGGCATGGTGGCGCTGATCCAGGTGGGTGAAGTGCCGCCCAATGTCGAAGCCGTGAAGGCCGTGAAACTGCCGAAAAAGGCCGATGAGCGGATAAAGGAGGCGCTGGCCGCTTCATTTCGTTGA